One Engraulis encrasicolus isolate BLACKSEA-1 chromosome 5, IST_EnEncr_1.0, whole genome shotgun sequence DNA segment encodes these proteins:
- the LOC134448498 gene encoding zinc-binding protein A33-like — protein sequence MAAAAFQRYIQCPVCLSDFVDPAILPCQHSYCRNCITGHVNASIGPSLCPECREPFSLADIRPNRVLRNITQSIRRRSMADPDNDLMCGEHDEKMKLFCETEQKLICVVCGLQGKHQGHTLKPVKEASEESKGKVKEVLRFLSKENEALEGTMVSQQAEISKCKERCAGLKTQISADFEAMCEFLRKREEELHTELEDKMEECVTAMQHNLTDIQAKAAESREMEQILQSAPQIPQPQYFLQWWQDKGFHVTEGMKEEQDGQTRLRSKVKDVVVIPDSLSMGPYETHMAYFVWKEMLQTIKPGPERVTIKDPGDSYLKLSPEGHSIRQADRTSLMYRHYNPSSSTIQIFQTGRHYCELEVGGKINWSIGVKLEMTKGSSFQPSEREIQLHLRKGNFVLSYDGVESSILGIDTGKPPRRIGLYLDCDGQQVSFYNADTMTLIRSCSFSFHQPLSITVCPGLYKKGKNSEPLTFYWHHG from the exons ATGGCTGCGGCGGCATTCCAACGCTACATTCAGTGTCCAGTGTGTTTGAGTGACTTTGTTGATCCAGCAATTCTACCTTGTCAACACTCCTATTGCCGTAACTGTATCACTGGTCATGTCAATGCCAGTATCGGACCCAGCCTGTGCCCAGAGTGCAGAGAACCCTTCTCCTTAGCGGACATCAGACCAAACCGGGTCCTCAGGAACATCACTCAATCCATCAGAAGGAGATCCATGGCAGATCCTGACAATGATCTAATGTGTGGAGAGCATGATGAGAAGATGAAACTATTTTGTGAGACGGAACAGAAGCTGATTTGTGTCGTTTGTGGATTGCAGGGCAAACATCAGGGACACACATTGAAACCAGTGAAGGAGGCATCTGAGGAAAGCAAG GGGAAAGTGAAAGAAGTCTTGAGATTTCTTTCCAAAGAGAATGAAGCTCTTGAAGGCACTATGGTGTCCCAACAGGCTGAGATATCCAAGTGCAAG GAAAGATGTGCAGGGCTGAAGACTCAGATCTCAGCTGACTTTGAGGCAATGTGTGAGTTcctgaggaaaagagaggaggagctgCACACAGAGTTGGAGGATAAGATGGAAGAGTGTGTGACTGCTATGCAGCACAACTTGACAGACATCCAGGCAAAAGCAGCGGAAAGCAGAGAAATGGAGCAAATCCTGCAGAGTGCCCCACAGATCCCCCAACCACAATACTTCCTGCAG TGGTGGCAAGATAAAGGATTCCATGTGACAGAGGGAATGAAAGAGGAACAAGATGGGCAGACAAG gttgaggtcaaaggtcaaagacgTGGTGGTCATTCCTGACTCCCTGTCCATGGGCCCCTATGAGACCCACATGGCCTACTTTGTGTGGAAGGAGATGCTGCAGACCATTAAACCAG GCCCAGAACGAGTGACCATTAAAGACCCAGGAGACTCATATCTCAAGCTGTCCCCTGAAGGACACAGCATTCGTCAGGCAGACAGGACTAGCCTCATGTATAGACACTACAACCCCAGTTCCAGCACCATCCAAATCTTCCAGACCGGCAGACACTACTGCGAGCTGGAGGTTGGGGGGAAGATAAACTGGAGCATCGGCGTTAAGTTGGAGATGACAAAAGGCTCCTCATTTCAGCCATCAGAGAGGGAAATTCAGCTCCACCTTAGGAAGGGCAACTTTGTCTTGTCTTATGATGGAGTGGAATCCTCTATCTTAGGAATCGACACTGGCAAGCCTCCCAGGAGGATTGGCCTGTACCTGGACTGTGATGGTCAACAGGTGTCCTTCTATAACGCAGACACCATGACTCTGATACGCTCATGCTCCTTCAGCTTCCACCAACCGCTCTCCATCACTGTGTGTCCCGGCCTGTACAAGAAAGGCAAGAACAGTGAGCCACTTACATTCTACTGGCACCATGGGTGA
- the LOC134449310 gene encoding nuclear factor 7, brain-like translates to MASSLSLHIQCPVCLCDFVDPVSLPCQHSYCRQCITGHANTSLGPNQCPECRQGFSIADIKPNRVLGNITESIRKGNASSTGHAQPLQPPVSPDGDLMCKEHEEKMKLFCETEQKLICLICREQDKHRGHTFKPLKEASEKSKGVVKGVLGFVCKENKALEDLITRQLGEISKCEEKCDGLQTQMSSQFEMLHEFLRRREAHMKKELEEKRKKSVTAMQEKLADIQAKAADSREKEVILQSALQIPRPDHFLQWWQDKGFPVTEGMKEKQGGQIKLKSKVKNLVVTPDSVSMGPYETHMSYFVWKDVLQTIQPGPKRVTIKDPGDSYLKLSPEGHSIRQADRSGGMYKNYNPCSSTIETFQTGRHYCELEVGGKLDWSIGIKAESTKGSPLHLPEKEIQLHLKKGDFVFSHDGVESPVSDLNTDKPARRIGLYLDCDGQQVSFYDADTMTLIASSFCSFLQPCSISVCPGLYKEGKNSDPITFYWH, encoded by the exons ATGGCTTCATCACTGTCCTTGCATATCCAGTGTCCAGTGTGTTTATGTGACTTTGTCGATCCGGTGAGTCTGCCTTGTCAGCACTCCTACTGCCGTCAATGCATCACCGGGCACGCCAACACCAGCCTCGGACCCAACCAGTGTCCAGAATGCAGACAGGGCTTCTCCATAGCAGACATCAAGCCAAACCGGGTCCTTGGGAACATCACCGAATCCATCAGGAAAGGCAATGCCAGCTCGACTGGTCATGCTCAGCCTTTGCAACCCCCGGTTTCCCCTGATGGTGACCTTATGTGTAAGGAGCATGAGGAGAAGATGAAACTATTTTGCGAGACGGAGCAGAAGCTGATTTGCCTCATCTGTAGAGAACAGGACAAACATCGGGGACACACGTTTAAACCACTGAAGGAGGCGTCGGAGAAAAGCAAG GGTGTGGTGAAAGGAGTTCTGGGGTTTGTGTGTAAAGAGAATAAAGCTCTTGAGGACCTCATCACACGACAGCTTGGTGAGATATCCAAATGTGAG GAAAAATGTGATGGGCTTCAGACTCAGATGTCGTCCCAGTTCGAGATGCTGCATGAGtttctgaggaggagagaggcgcaTATGAAGAAGGAGctggaagaaaagaggaagaaatcTGTGACGGCTATGCAGGAAAAGCTGGCAGACATCCAGGCAAAAGCAGCCGAtagcagagagaaggaggtgatcCTGCAGAGTGCCTTACAGATTCCCAGACCCGACCACTTCCTGCAG tgGTGGCAAGACAAAGGATTTCCTGTGACAGAGGGAATGAAAGAAAAGCAAGGTGGACAGATAAA GTTGAAGTCAAAGGTCAAGAACCTGGTGGTAACTCCTGACTCTGTGTCTATGGGCCCCTATGAGACACACATGTCCTACTTTGTTTGGAAGGATGTGCTGCAGACCATACAACCAG GTCCTAAACGTGTTACCATTAAAGACCCAGGAGACTCCTACCTCAAGCTGTCCCCTGAAGGACACAGCATCCGGCAGGCAGACAG GTCTGGTGGCATGTACAAAAACTACAACCCATGTTCTAGCACCATCGAGACCTTCCAGACCGGTAGACACTACTGCGAGCTGGAGGTTGGGGGCAAGCTAGACTGGAGCATCGGCATAAAGGCAGAGTCGACAAAAGGTTCTCCACTTCATCTGCCAGAGAAGGAAATACAGCTCCACCTTAAGAAGGGCGACTTTGTCTTCTCCCATGATGGTGTGGAGTCTCCTGTCTCAGACCTCAACACTGACAAACCTGCCAGGAGGATTGGCCTGTACCTGGACTGTGATGGTCAACAGGTGTCTTTCTATGACGCTGACACCATGACGCTGATAGCCTCGTCCTTCTGTAGCTTCCTCCAGCCGTGTTCCATCTCTGTGTGTCCAGGTCTCTACAAGGAGGGCAAGAACAGCGACCCCATCACATTCTACTGGCACTGA